In Amycolatopsis coloradensis, one genomic interval encodes:
- a CDS encoding YafY family protein produces MLETSARLLRLLSLLQTPRDWTGTELAERLKVSPRTIRNDVERLRALGYPVDATRGSVGGYRLGAGADLPPLLLDDEEAVAVAIGLRTAAGGTIAGVEETSLRALAKLERVLPSRLRRRVNALQAYTVPVPRDEPGPRVAAETLTVLTACCRDREVLRFGYLTHDGSESVRKVEPYRLVNWGRRWYLVAWDLDRGDWRTFRVDRLTPRVPTGPRFTARELPEDVTDRVRRGVSSAAWRYRAEVTVYASAEEVTARINPAVGTVEAVDANTCVLHTGADSIETLAVHLGLLNRPFRVTEPPQLVDYLRELADRYRDATRI; encoded by the coding sequence ATGTTGGAAACTTCGGCACGACTACTCCGTTTGCTCTCCCTCCTGCAGACTCCCCGTGACTGGACCGGTACTGAACTGGCGGAACGCCTCAAGGTCAGCCCCCGGACGATCCGCAACGACGTCGAGCGGCTGCGCGCGCTCGGCTATCCGGTGGACGCGACCCGTGGTTCGGTCGGCGGATACCGCCTGGGCGCGGGCGCCGATCTGCCACCGTTGCTGCTGGACGACGAGGAGGCCGTCGCCGTCGCGATCGGCCTGCGCACCGCGGCGGGCGGCACCATCGCGGGTGTCGAGGAGACGTCGTTGCGCGCGCTCGCCAAGCTGGAGCGGGTACTCCCGTCCCGGTTGCGCCGCCGGGTGAACGCCTTACAGGCGTACACGGTCCCGGTGCCGAGGGACGAGCCCGGCCCGCGTGTCGCCGCCGAGACGCTCACCGTGCTGACGGCGTGCTGCCGCGATCGTGAGGTGCTGCGGTTCGGCTACCTGACCCACGACGGTTCGGAAAGCGTCCGCAAGGTCGAGCCGTATCGCCTGGTGAACTGGGGGCGCCGCTGGTACCTCGTCGCCTGGGACCTCGACCGCGGCGACTGGCGCACGTTCCGCGTCGACAGGCTGACGCCGCGCGTCCCCACCGGTCCGCGGTTCACCGCGCGTGAGCTGCCCGAGGACGTCACGGACCGGGTGCGGCGCGGCGTCTCGTCCGCCGCATGGCGCTACCGGGCCGAGGTCACCGTGTACGCGTCCGCGGAGGAGGTGACCGCGCGGATCAACCCGGCCGTCGGGACGGTGGAGGCCGTCGACGCGAACACGTGCGTCCTGCACACCGGTGCGGACAGCATCGAGACCCTGGCCGTCCACTTAGGACTGCTCAACCGCCCTTTCCGCGTCACCGAACCTCCGCAATTAGTCGACTACTTGCGCGAGTTGGCCGACCGGTATCGCGACGCCACCCGCATTTAG
- a CDS encoding epoxide hydrolase family protein — translation MSENTEIKPFRVEIPQAELDDLADRLARVRWANELPADQVTDGVQRGPVTPGWEYGVPLEYVQRLMSYWRDGYDWRKWEAKLNEYPQFTTEIDGQNIHFLHVRSPEPDAKPLILTHGWPNSVFEYLDLIDQLTDPRSHGGDAADAFHVVIPSLPGFGFSGPTREKGWNRYRTAQAWAELMRRLGYERYGTHGNDAGSFVAPEVGRVDKDHVIGVHVTQLFSFPSGDPAEFEGMTEKELEYMQFLQTFNDDMSGYAKLQESAPQNLAHALADSPTGQLAWSAQLLSATSDDHVLTNATLYWLTNTAASAARFYYEDKHSEHPAEPTTAPTGLASFAYDFRPLRRFAERDHANIVSWQEFDRGSHWATQDAPDLLVGDIRQFFRKLA, via the coding sequence ATGAGCGAAAACACCGAGATCAAGCCCTTCCGCGTCGAGATCCCGCAGGCCGAGCTGGACGACCTCGCCGACCGACTGGCCCGCGTCCGCTGGGCGAACGAACTGCCCGCCGACCAGGTGACCGACGGGGTGCAGCGCGGACCGGTCACGCCGGGCTGGGAGTACGGCGTGCCCCTGGAATACGTGCAGCGGCTCATGTCGTACTGGCGCGATGGCTACGACTGGCGCAAGTGGGAGGCGAAGCTCAACGAGTACCCGCAGTTCACCACGGAGATCGACGGGCAGAACATCCACTTCCTGCACGTCCGCTCGCCGGAACCGGACGCGAAGCCGCTGATCCTCACCCACGGCTGGCCGAACTCGGTCTTCGAATACCTCGACCTGATCGACCAGCTGACCGACCCCCGTTCCCACGGGGGCGACGCGGCCGACGCGTTCCACGTGGTCATCCCGTCGCTGCCCGGGTTCGGCTTCTCCGGCCCGACACGCGAGAAGGGCTGGAACCGGTACCGCACCGCTCAGGCTTGGGCCGAGCTGATGCGCCGCCTGGGTTACGAACGCTACGGCACGCACGGGAACGACGCCGGTTCGTTCGTCGCCCCCGAGGTCGGCCGCGTCGACAAGGACCACGTGATCGGCGTGCACGTCACGCAGCTGTTCTCCTTCCCCAGCGGCGACCCGGCGGAGTTCGAGGGCATGACCGAGAAGGAACTGGAGTACATGCAGTTCCTGCAGACCTTCAACGACGACATGTCCGGCTACGCCAAACTCCAGGAGAGCGCGCCGCAGAACCTCGCGCACGCGCTGGCCGACTCGCCGACCGGGCAGCTGGCGTGGAGCGCGCAGCTGCTCTCGGCCACGAGTGACGACCACGTGCTCACCAACGCCACGCTGTACTGGCTCACCAACACCGCGGCCTCGGCGGCGCGGTTCTATTACGAGGACAAGCACAGCGAGCACCCGGCCGAGCCGACGACCGCGCCGACCGGGCTGGCGAGTTTCGCCTACGACTTCCGGCCGCTGCGGCGCTTCGCCGAGCGGGACCACGCGAACATCGTTTCGTGGCAGGAATTCGACCGCGGCAGCCACTGGGCGACGCAGGACGCGCCGGATCTGCTGGTCGGCGACATCCGGCAGTTCTTCCGCAAGCTGGCGTGA
- a CDS encoding arsenate reductase family protein, with amino-acid sequence MEIWVNPACSKCRSAVSMLDEAGAEYTVRKYLEEPPTAKELKAVLKRLGLEPWDITRTAEPIAKELELKTWGRAPADRDRWIEALVTHPKLIQRPIITADDGTTVVARTPEAVQSVLPG; translated from the coding sequence ATGGAGATCTGGGTGAACCCGGCGTGTTCCAAATGCCGGTCCGCGGTGTCGATGCTGGACGAGGCGGGAGCCGAGTACACCGTGCGGAAGTACCTCGAAGAGCCGCCGACGGCGAAGGAACTGAAGGCCGTCCTCAAGCGGCTCGGCCTCGAGCCGTGGGACATCACCCGCACCGCCGAGCCGATCGCGAAGGAACTCGAGCTGAAGACGTGGGGGCGCGCACCCGCCGACCGTGATCGATGGATCGAGGCGCTGGTCACCCATCCGAAGCTGATCCAGCGGCCGATCATCACCGCCGACGACGGCACGACCGTCGTCGCTCGGACCCCGGAGGCCGTGCAGTCGGTGCTGCCAGGCTGA
- a CDS encoding YdeI/OmpD-associated family protein codes for MDETTFTAASPAEWRAWLAEHAGTAKEVWLVIRHKDSGVPSVRIEEAMEQALCFGWIDGLHRKNDATSSRLRFTPRNPRSSWSRVNRERAARLIAEGLMTERGQAMIDLAKKKGRWQVVPDGDGVPEDLRARLDADEAARTHFEKFPPSSKRLILEWILTAKKPETRERRIARTVELAAVNLRANHPVR; via the coding sequence ATGGACGAGACCACCTTCACCGCCGCCTCTCCCGCCGAGTGGCGCGCTTGGCTGGCCGAGCACGCCGGGACCGCGAAGGAGGTCTGGCTGGTCATCCGGCACAAGGACAGCGGCGTTCCCAGCGTCCGCATCGAAGAGGCGATGGAGCAGGCCCTGTGTTTCGGCTGGATCGACGGGCTGCACCGCAAGAACGACGCCACGAGCTCCCGGCTGCGGTTCACTCCGCGCAACCCCAGGAGTTCGTGGAGCCGGGTCAACCGCGAGCGGGCCGCCCGCCTGATCGCCGAGGGACTGATGACCGAACGCGGGCAGGCGATGATCGATCTCGCCAAGAAGAAGGGCCGCTGGCAGGTCGTGCCGGACGGTGACGGCGTCCCCGAGGACCTGCGCGCCCGGCTCGACGCCGACGAGGCCGCCCGCACCCATTTCGAGAAGTTCCCGCCATCATCGAAAAGGCTGATCCTGGAATGGATCCTGACGGCGAAGAAGCCGGAGACCCGGGAGCGGCGGATCGCCAGGACTGTCGAGCTCGCGGCCGTGAACCTCCGCGCCAACCACCCGGTCCGGTGA
- a CDS encoding GAF domain-containing SpoIIE family protein phosphatase, with translation MSETPTADERLKVLEAITDTSLGKLGQDKVMATILARVREVLGVDTATVLRLDPTVQQLQAIAASGIEEEVYQDVRIPVGAGFAGRVAEQRRPVIIDRVDETTVVNALLWERGLRRLLGVPMLAEDELVGVLHVGSVTAREFSETDVELLRLVAARLALEVQIDVAASDRAAAAALQRSLVPARLPAVPGMKFAARYVPGTEPGVGGDWYDLFSLPDGGLGIVMGDVAGHGLNAAVIMGRLRSALRAYALESDDPAEVLSKLDRKVQHFEPGALATVVYGSVSASRDRAVISLAGHLPPVLAAPDSPSVFVEAPVDPPIGVTGPRRRRTEIELPPGGVLAFYTDGLVERRDQLIDVGLQRLAGVVTTDPPSAVCARVMAALVGATPAQDDIALLVARRERN, from the coding sequence ATGTCCGAGACCCCGACCGCCGACGAGCGGCTCAAGGTGCTCGAGGCCATCACCGACACGTCCTTGGGGAAACTCGGTCAGGACAAGGTGATGGCCACGATCCTGGCTCGCGTGCGCGAAGTCCTCGGGGTCGACACGGCCACGGTTCTCCGGCTCGACCCCACAGTGCAGCAGCTGCAGGCCATCGCCGCCTCCGGGATCGAGGAGGAGGTCTACCAGGACGTCCGGATCCCGGTGGGAGCCGGTTTCGCGGGACGGGTGGCCGAGCAGCGGCGGCCGGTCATCATCGACCGCGTGGACGAGACCACGGTGGTGAACGCGCTCCTGTGGGAACGGGGGCTGCGCAGGCTGCTCGGTGTGCCGATGCTGGCCGAAGACGAGCTGGTCGGCGTCCTGCACGTCGGGTCGGTGACGGCGCGGGAGTTCTCCGAGACCGACGTCGAGCTGCTGCGGCTGGTGGCCGCGCGGCTCGCGCTGGAGGTGCAGATCGACGTCGCCGCCAGCGATCGCGCGGCCGCGGCGGCGCTCCAGCGGAGCCTGGTGCCCGCGCGGCTGCCCGCCGTCCCCGGGATGAAGTTCGCCGCCCGGTACGTGCCGGGGACCGAGCCCGGCGTCGGCGGTGACTGGTACGACCTGTTCTCGTTGCCGGACGGCGGTCTCGGCATCGTGATGGGTGATGTCGCCGGGCACGGCCTCAACGCCGCGGTGATCATGGGACGGCTGCGGAGCGCCCTTCGCGCCTACGCGCTCGAATCGGACGACCCGGCGGAAGTGCTGTCCAAATTGGACCGAAAGGTCCAGCATTTCGAGCCGGGAGCGCTGGCCACCGTCGTTTACGGGTCGGTGTCGGCTTCGCGGGACCGGGCGGTGATCTCGCTGGCCGGGCACCTGCCTCCGGTGCTCGCTGCGCCCGACAGCCCTTCGGTGTTCGTCGAGGCCCCGGTCGACCCGCCCATCGGTGTCACCGGACCGCGGCGACGAAGAACCGAGATCGAACTGCCGCCCGGCGGCGTGCTCGCCTTCTACACCGACGGTCTCGTGGAGCGCCGGGACCAGCTGATCGACGTCGGTTTGCAACGGCTCGCCGGCGTGGTCACCACCGATCCGCCTTCGGCGGTGTGCGCGCGGGTGATGGCCGCGCTCGTCGGCGCCACGCCGGCGCAGGACGACATCGCCCTCCTCGTGGCCCGCCGCGAACGGAACTGA
- a CDS encoding TetR/AcrR family transcriptional regulator, producing MGAKRTKARPGEGEKLRGEILCAAEALLGEAGTDEALTLRAVARRTGVSTPSVYAHFPSRDALLEAVCLRVWDELAHRMREHAVEVTDPMRALSRCARVYARFALDHPVQYRVLLMRPSAGSSPGAIACFRYLADATATCVRAGILRGEPEVLAMGLWSAMHGCVSLLIAQPGFGWPEEPEALIDTVIRMAGLGTALACRVPRDAIPPSAVLTEDLDGLAAGWAVRAGRTG from the coding sequence ATGGGCGCGAAGCGGACGAAGGCGCGGCCGGGTGAAGGGGAGAAGCTGCGGGGCGAGATCCTGTGCGCCGCCGAAGCCCTGCTCGGCGAGGCGGGGACCGACGAGGCGCTGACGCTGCGCGCCGTGGCGCGCCGGACCGGCGTCTCCACACCGTCCGTCTACGCGCATTTCCCGAGCCGCGATGCCTTGCTGGAGGCGGTCTGCCTGCGGGTGTGGGACGAACTCGCGCACCGGATGCGCGAACACGCCGTCGAGGTCACCGATCCGATGCGCGCGCTGAGCCGGTGCGCGCGGGTGTACGCGCGGTTCGCGCTCGACCATCCGGTGCAGTACCGGGTGCTCCTGATGCGTCCCTCCGCCGGCTCGTCTCCCGGTGCGATCGCCTGTTTCCGGTATCTCGCCGACGCGACGGCCACTTGTGTGCGGGCCGGCATCCTGCGCGGCGAACCGGAAGTGCTCGCGATGGGCCTCTGGTCGGCGATGCACGGCTGCGTGAGCCTGCTGATCGCCCAGCCGGGCTTCGGCTGGCCGGAGGAACCCGAGGCGCTGATCGACACCGTCATCCGGATGGCCGGTCTCGGCACGGCGCTCGCCTGCCGCGTCCCGCGGGACGCCATTCCGCCGAGTGCCGTACTGACGGAGGACCTCGACGGACTGGCGGCGGGCTGGGCGGTGCGGGCCGGGCGGACTGGATAG
- a CDS encoding thioesterase family protein, translating into MAPFQTATALVRRGEHPVFDTELDPQWTIGTKLHGGYLLAVLARAAAQVSSHPHLTAISGSFSVAPEPGPAVVEVEVLREGRGLTQLRARLSQHDKPCTEALITQGVLTDGDAWWSGVDPVEIPPEQNCLPVPADGGGGFRIGLMDVVEQRIDPASAGFAVGQPSRKGVISSWLRLADGTDWDPVSLLVALDPVPPISYDLGIAGWAPTVQFTAYLRGIPAPGPVRVRMRAGEIGGDRMDEVAELWDEKNRLIGQATQIAAVRVP; encoded by the coding sequence ATGGCGCCTTTCCAGACCGCGACCGCCCTCGTCCGCCGGGGCGAGCACCCGGTGTTCGACACCGAACTCGATCCACAGTGGACGATCGGGACGAAGCTGCACGGCGGCTATCTGCTCGCCGTACTCGCCAGGGCCGCCGCCCAGGTCTCCTCCCATCCGCATCTGACCGCGATCAGCGGCTCGTTCTCCGTGGCTCCTGAGCCCGGCCCGGCGGTCGTCGAGGTCGAGGTGCTGCGCGAAGGCCGCGGGCTCACCCAGTTGCGCGCGCGGCTGAGCCAGCACGACAAGCCCTGCACCGAAGCCCTGATCACGCAGGGCGTGCTGACCGACGGTGACGCATGGTGGTCCGGAGTGGACCCGGTCGAGATCCCGCCGGAGCAGAATTGCCTGCCCGTACCGGCCGACGGCGGGGGCGGCTTCCGGATCGGCCTGATGGACGTCGTAGAGCAGCGGATCGACCCGGCCTCGGCGGGGTTCGCGGTGGGACAGCCGTCCCGGAAAGGCGTCATCTCGTCCTGGCTGCGGCTCGCCGACGGCACCGACTGGGATCCGGTGAGCCTGCTCGTGGCACTCGACCCGGTGCCGCCGATCTCCTACGACCTCGGCATCGCGGGCTGGGCGCCGACCGTCCAGTTCACCGCGTACCTGCGCGGAATCCCGGCGCCGGGCCCGGTTCGGGTGCGGATGCGCGCGGGCGAGATCGGCGGCGACCGGATGGACGAGGTCGCCGAACTCTGGGACGAGAAGAACAGGTTGATCGGGCAAGCGACGCAAATCGCCGCCGTACGCGTCCCCTGA
- a CDS encoding DoxX family protein: MSDGASGTRSLPIGSIVLWVVRVALAAEFLYSGYLLFAGGHTEQTFAEIGLGQWLRYVTGVLEVGGAIGLLIPRFGGPSALLLAGVMVGASITELFILPNGGPVLPLILLIACATLAWFLQDQTRALLGIKPPADDEDLR; this comes from the coding sequence ATGTCCGACGGAGCCAGCGGTACCCGAAGCCTGCCGATCGGCTCGATCGTGCTGTGGGTCGTGCGCGTCGCGCTCGCCGCCGAGTTCCTCTACAGCGGCTACCTGCTGTTCGCGGGCGGCCACACCGAACAGACCTTCGCCGAGATCGGGCTCGGGCAGTGGCTCCGGTACGTCACCGGCGTGCTCGAGGTCGGCGGCGCGATCGGGCTGCTCATCCCCCGTTTCGGCGGCCCGTCGGCGCTCCTGCTGGCCGGGGTCATGGTCGGCGCGAGCATCACGGAGCTGTTCATCCTCCCCAACGGCGGCCCGGTTCTGCCGCTCATCCTGCTGATCGCCTGCGCGACGCTGGCGTGGTTCCTCCAGGATCAGACGCGGGCGCTGCTCGGCATCAAGCCGCCCGCCGACGACGAGGACCTGCGCTAG